In Anguilla rostrata isolate EN2019 chromosome 1, ASM1855537v3, whole genome shotgun sequence, a genomic segment contains:
- the mrps15 gene encoding small ribosomal subunit protein uS15m isoform X2, giving the protein MFVRCALKSASFAARESCVVSGGKQTCSALVSKHVRPAVRPLSTNISDRWASNAEELKGGRSLSVQPVRSYAEAGKKDARQSQLDDLPAAMLKKEYAAVPQAQMYVRLHRLRRPSLHSFTSHLSPPVWTDDVVRRLLTLDLASHKEKLRLKEEQLVAKVRLHENDSSSLAVKVAVLTARIRNYQEHLQQHPKVRTEDKANKRRMLMSVDRRKKMLKNLRSTRYDVFESVCTQLGIAYAFPPEYYRRVTHRWLAKKALCIRVFNELQKRRKEHRRMMAEAAGGAKAEAADKASTDVQGRAA; this is encoded by the exons ATGTTTGTAAGATGCGCTCTGAAATCCGCGTCTTTTGCTGCGCGTGAGAGCTGCGTGGTGTCTGGTGGGAAGCAAACCTGTTCGGCACTTGTGTCAAAACATGTTCGTCCCGCTGTGCGACCTTTATCAACTAATATCAGTGACAGGTGGGCTTCAAACGCTGAAGAGCTGAAAG gtgggcggagcttgTCTGTCCAGCCAGTGAGGAGCTATGCAGAAGCTGGAAAAAAAG atGCTCGTCAGAGTCAGCTGGACGACCTGCCTGCAGCCATGCTGAAGAAGGAGTACGCTGCAGTCCCTCAGGCGCAGATGTATGTCCGGCTGCACAGACTGCGCAGACCGTCTCTTCACTCGTTCACTTCTCATCTCTCGCCCCCAGTATG GACGGATGATGTGGTCAGAAGGCTTTTAACCTTGGACCTGGCGAGCCAT AAGGAGAAACTGCGTCTGAAGGAGGAGCAGCTGGTGGCTAAAGTCCGTCTGCACGAGAACGACAGCAGCTCGCTCGCGGTGAAGG TGGCCGTTCTGACAGCTAGAATCCGAAACTATCAGGAGCACTTGCAGCAGCACCCGAAGGTGAGGACTGAG GACAAGGCCAACAAGCGGCGGATGCTGATGAGCGTGGACCGCAGGAAGAAGATGCTGAAGAACCTGCGGAGCACGCGGTACGACGTGTTCGAGAGCGTCTGCACGCAGCTCGGGATCGCCTACGCCTTCCCCCCGGAGTACTACAGACGCGTCACCCACCGCTGGCTCGCCAAGAAGGCCCTCTGCATCCGG GTTTTCAACGAGCTTCAGAAAAGGCGCAAGGAGCACAGACGCATGATGGCGGAGGCCGCCGGCGGAGCCAAGGCAGAAGCAGCCGATAAGGCTTCCACCGATGTCCAGGGGAGAGCAGCATAG
- the mrps15 gene encoding small ribosomal subunit protein uS15m isoform X4 encodes MFVRCALKSASFAARESCVVSGGKQTCSALVSKHVRPAVRPLSTNISDRWASNAEELKAGGRSLSVQPVRSYAEAGKKDARQSQLDDLPAAMLKKEYAAVPQAQMTDDVVRRLLTLDLASHKEKLRLKEEQLVAKVRLHENDSSSLAVKVAVLTARIRNYQEHLQQHPKVRTEDKANKRRMLMSVDRRKKMLKNLRSTRYDVFESVCTQLGIAYAFPPEYYRRVTHRWLAKKALCIRVFNELQKRRKEHRRMMAEAAGGAKAEAADKASTDVQGRAA; translated from the exons ATGTTTGTAAGATGCGCTCTGAAATCCGCGTCTTTTGCTGCGCGTGAGAGCTGCGTGGTGTCTGGTGGGAAGCAAACCTGTTCGGCACTTGTGTCAAAACATGTTCGTCCCGCTGTGCGACCTTTATCAACTAATATCAGTGACAGGTGGGCTTCAAACGCTGAAGAGCTGAAAG caggtgggcggagcttgTCTGTCCAGCCAGTGAGGAGCTATGCAGAAGCTGGAAAAAAAG atGCTCGTCAGAGTCAGCTGGACGACCTGCCTGCAGCCATGCTGAAGAAGGAGTACGCTGCAGTCCCTCAGGCGCAGAT GACGGATGATGTGGTCAGAAGGCTTTTAACCTTGGACCTGGCGAGCCAT AAGGAGAAACTGCGTCTGAAGGAGGAGCAGCTGGTGGCTAAAGTCCGTCTGCACGAGAACGACAGCAGCTCGCTCGCGGTGAAGG TGGCCGTTCTGACAGCTAGAATCCGAAACTATCAGGAGCACTTGCAGCAGCACCCGAAGGTGAGGACTGAG GACAAGGCCAACAAGCGGCGGATGCTGATGAGCGTGGACCGCAGGAAGAAGATGCTGAAGAACCTGCGGAGCACGCGGTACGACGTGTTCGAGAGCGTCTGCACGCAGCTCGGGATCGCCTACGCCTTCCCCCCGGAGTACTACAGACGCGTCACCCACCGCTGGCTCGCCAAGAAGGCCCTCTGCATCCGG GTTTTCAACGAGCTTCAGAAAAGGCGCAAGGAGCACAGACGCATGATGGCGGAGGCCGCCGGCGGAGCCAAGGCAGAAGCAGCCGATAAGGCTTCCACCGATGTCCAGGGGAGAGCAGCATAG
- the mrps15 gene encoding small ribosomal subunit protein uS15m isoform X3, with amino-acid sequence MFVRCALKSASFAARESCVVSGGKQTCSALVSKHVRPAVRPLSTNISDRWASNAEELKAGGRSLSVQPVRSYAEAGKKDARQSQLDDLPAAMLKKEYAAVPQAQMYVRLHRLRRPSLHSFTSHLSPPVWTDDVVRRLLTLDLASHKEKLRLKEEQLVAKVRLHENDSSSLAVKVAVLTARIRNYQEHLQQHPKDKANKRRMLMSVDRRKKMLKNLRSTRYDVFESVCTQLGIAYAFPPEYYRRVTHRWLAKKALCIRVFNELQKRRKEHRRMMAEAAGGAKAEAADKASTDVQGRAA; translated from the exons ATGTTTGTAAGATGCGCTCTGAAATCCGCGTCTTTTGCTGCGCGTGAGAGCTGCGTGGTGTCTGGTGGGAAGCAAACCTGTTCGGCACTTGTGTCAAAACATGTTCGTCCCGCTGTGCGACCTTTATCAACTAATATCAGTGACAGGTGGGCTTCAAACGCTGAAGAGCTGAAAG caggtgggcggagcttgTCTGTCCAGCCAGTGAGGAGCTATGCAGAAGCTGGAAAAAAAG atGCTCGTCAGAGTCAGCTGGACGACCTGCCTGCAGCCATGCTGAAGAAGGAGTACGCTGCAGTCCCTCAGGCGCAGATGTATGTCCGGCTGCACAGACTGCGCAGACCGTCTCTTCACTCGTTCACTTCTCATCTCTCGCCCCCAGTATG GACGGATGATGTGGTCAGAAGGCTTTTAACCTTGGACCTGGCGAGCCAT AAGGAGAAACTGCGTCTGAAGGAGGAGCAGCTGGTGGCTAAAGTCCGTCTGCACGAGAACGACAGCAGCTCGCTCGCGGTGAAGG TGGCCGTTCTGACAGCTAGAATCCGAAACTATCAGGAGCACTTGCAGCAGCACCCGAAG GACAAGGCCAACAAGCGGCGGATGCTGATGAGCGTGGACCGCAGGAAGAAGATGCTGAAGAACCTGCGGAGCACGCGGTACGACGTGTTCGAGAGCGTCTGCACGCAGCTCGGGATCGCCTACGCCTTCCCCCCGGAGTACTACAGACGCGTCACCCACCGCTGGCTCGCCAAGAAGGCCCTCTGCATCCGG GTTTTCAACGAGCTTCAGAAAAGGCGCAAGGAGCACAGACGCATGATGGCGGAGGCCGCCGGCGGAGCCAAGGCAGAAGCAGCCGATAAGGCTTCCACCGATGTCCAGGGGAGAGCAGCATAG
- the mrps15 gene encoding small ribosomal subunit protein uS15m isoform X5, whose translation MFVRCALKSASFAARESCVVSGGKQTCSALVSKHVRPAVRPLSTNISDRWASNAEELKAGGRSLSVQPVRSYAEAGKKDARQSQLDDLPAAMLKKEYAAVPQAQMTDDVVRRLLTLDLASHKEKLRLKEEQLVAKVRLHENDSSSLAVKVAVLTARIRNYQEHLQQHPKDKANKRRMLMSVDRRKKMLKNLRSTRYDVFESVCTQLGIAYAFPPEYYRRVTHRWLAKKALCIRVFNELQKRRKEHRRMMAEAAGGAKAEAADKASTDVQGRAA comes from the exons ATGTTTGTAAGATGCGCTCTGAAATCCGCGTCTTTTGCTGCGCGTGAGAGCTGCGTGGTGTCTGGTGGGAAGCAAACCTGTTCGGCACTTGTGTCAAAACATGTTCGTCCCGCTGTGCGACCTTTATCAACTAATATCAGTGACAGGTGGGCTTCAAACGCTGAAGAGCTGAAAG caggtgggcggagcttgTCTGTCCAGCCAGTGAGGAGCTATGCAGAAGCTGGAAAAAAAG atGCTCGTCAGAGTCAGCTGGACGACCTGCCTGCAGCCATGCTGAAGAAGGAGTACGCTGCAGTCCCTCAGGCGCAGAT GACGGATGATGTGGTCAGAAGGCTTTTAACCTTGGACCTGGCGAGCCAT AAGGAGAAACTGCGTCTGAAGGAGGAGCAGCTGGTGGCTAAAGTCCGTCTGCACGAGAACGACAGCAGCTCGCTCGCGGTGAAGG TGGCCGTTCTGACAGCTAGAATCCGAAACTATCAGGAGCACTTGCAGCAGCACCCGAAG GACAAGGCCAACAAGCGGCGGATGCTGATGAGCGTGGACCGCAGGAAGAAGATGCTGAAGAACCTGCGGAGCACGCGGTACGACGTGTTCGAGAGCGTCTGCACGCAGCTCGGGATCGCCTACGCCTTCCCCCCGGAGTACTACAGACGCGTCACCCACCGCTGGCTCGCCAAGAAGGCCCTCTGCATCCGG GTTTTCAACGAGCTTCAGAAAAGGCGCAAGGAGCACAGACGCATGATGGCGGAGGCCGCCGGCGGAGCCAAGGCAGAAGCAGCCGATAAGGCTTCCACCGATGTCCAGGGGAGAGCAGCATAG
- the mrps15 gene encoding small ribosomal subunit protein uS15m isoform X1, whose translation MFVRCALKSASFAARESCVVSGGKQTCSALVSKHVRPAVRPLSTNISDRWASNAEELKAGGRSLSVQPVRSYAEAGKKDARQSQLDDLPAAMLKKEYAAVPQAQMYVRLHRLRRPSLHSFTSHLSPPVWTDDVVRRLLTLDLASHKEKLRLKEEQLVAKVRLHENDSSSLAVKVAVLTARIRNYQEHLQQHPKVRTEDKANKRRMLMSVDRRKKMLKNLRSTRYDVFESVCTQLGIAYAFPPEYYRRVTHRWLAKKALCIRVFNELQKRRKEHRRMMAEAAGGAKAEAADKASTDVQGRAA comes from the exons ATGTTTGTAAGATGCGCTCTGAAATCCGCGTCTTTTGCTGCGCGTGAGAGCTGCGTGGTGTCTGGTGGGAAGCAAACCTGTTCGGCACTTGTGTCAAAACATGTTCGTCCCGCTGTGCGACCTTTATCAACTAATATCAGTGACAGGTGGGCTTCAAACGCTGAAGAGCTGAAAG caggtgggcggagcttgTCTGTCCAGCCAGTGAGGAGCTATGCAGAAGCTGGAAAAAAAG atGCTCGTCAGAGTCAGCTGGACGACCTGCCTGCAGCCATGCTGAAGAAGGAGTACGCTGCAGTCCCTCAGGCGCAGATGTATGTCCGGCTGCACAGACTGCGCAGACCGTCTCTTCACTCGTTCACTTCTCATCTCTCGCCCCCAGTATG GACGGATGATGTGGTCAGAAGGCTTTTAACCTTGGACCTGGCGAGCCAT AAGGAGAAACTGCGTCTGAAGGAGGAGCAGCTGGTGGCTAAAGTCCGTCTGCACGAGAACGACAGCAGCTCGCTCGCGGTGAAGG TGGCCGTTCTGACAGCTAGAATCCGAAACTATCAGGAGCACTTGCAGCAGCACCCGAAGGTGAGGACTGAG GACAAGGCCAACAAGCGGCGGATGCTGATGAGCGTGGACCGCAGGAAGAAGATGCTGAAGAACCTGCGGAGCACGCGGTACGACGTGTTCGAGAGCGTCTGCACGCAGCTCGGGATCGCCTACGCCTTCCCCCCGGAGTACTACAGACGCGTCACCCACCGCTGGCTCGCCAAGAAGGCCCTCTGCATCCGG GTTTTCAACGAGCTTCAGAAAAGGCGCAAGGAGCACAGACGCATGATGGCGGAGGCCGCCGGCGGAGCCAAGGCAGAAGCAGCCGATAAGGCTTCCACCGATGTCCAGGGGAGAGCAGCATAG